The genomic window TTACGCGACGGCCGCCGCATCTTTTGGCGCAGAGGACAGCGCGGATGCCTGGTACAACCGCGGCAATGCCCTTGCCGCCGAGGGCGAACTCGAGGCTGCTATTAACGCGTATAAGCAATCTTTAGAACGCGCCCCGGACCGGGAGGATGCGCAAAAGAATCTGGCAATACTCGAGCAACTCCTGGAACAGCAGCAACAGCAGGAGCAGCAGGGTGAACAGGGAGATTCCCAGCAACAGCCTCAGGATTCCGACGGCAACCAGGAACAGCAAAGCGGCGACGGCAATCAGGAAAACCAGCAGTCGCAGCAATCCCAGGGCAACTCTGGCGCGCAAAACAGCCAGCCTGAGGGCTCCAGTGACCAGTCCCAGTCCGAAAGCGGAAACGAGCAAGGCGATGAGGAAGCGAACAGTGAGCAAGGTTCCCAGGGTAATAGCGAACAGTCCGAGGAAGCCTCCCGGCGTCCCATGCCTCAACCGACAATAGACAACAGTGCGATGCAGGAAGACCTGGAGAAAGACCAGGCCATGCAGCAATGGCTGCGCCGCGTGCCGGATGATCCTTCGGGCCTGCTGCGGGAGAAATTCCGTTTTGAAAGCCGCCAGAGACAGCAGCAAGGAAAGAGACGTGACACAAAAGAGATCTGGTAAACAGGCCCCGGGGTGGGTGTTCTGGCTCCTGATAGCGCTGGCCATGCCGGCACAGAGCGCCCTCGAGGCATCCCTGGATCGTTACAACATCGCCATGGGCGACAGCGTTCGCCTGTCCCTGCGAAGCGACGACGGCAGTGATCCCAGCGACGCGGATTTGACGGCGCTAAGGGAGCATTTTGAAATCATCCAGAGCTCTTCCAACATCAGCACCCGCATTATCAATGGTGAACGGAGCCAGACCCGCGAGCTGACGTTGGAATTGACGCCCCTGCGCGAGGGCTCTCTGGTCATCCCGCCCTTTGAAGTCGACGGCAAGCGCAGTGAGGCGCTGTCCGTCACCGTCGGACCGGAACCGACGCTGCAGGCCACGGATGAGGCTGTGATTTTTGAAGCGGAGGTGGATCGCTCGAAGGTGTATGTACAGGGGCAGTTATTGCTGACCCTCCGCGTGCAGCAGGCGGTCAACCTGGATTCCCGCAGCATCAGCGAGCTCGATATTCCCAATGCCTACGTTGAGACCCTGGGCCAGAATTCCTTTCAGCGCACCATCAACGGCCGGCCCTGGTTGGTGCATGAAATCCGCTACGCGATTTTTCCCGAATCGAGTGGAGAACTGGTCATCCCCGCCCAGACATTCTCCGGGCGCATTGCCTCGGGACGGCGCACGCTCTTTGATACGCGTCCTGCGGGAAGACTGCTGCGACGACGGAGCGAGGAGCTGGTGATTCCCGTCCTGCCCCGGCCGGATGAATATCCGGCGGCAACCTGGCTCCCTTCCTCGGATCTGCGTATCGAAGAGCAGTGGTCCGGCCCCCTGGATCAGCTGCGTATCGGGGACTCCATCACACGCACGATCACCGTGACCGGTGAGGGTCTCCAGGGCGCACAGCTGCCCCCCATCGACGGCAACAGTGCGAGC from Congregibacter litoralis KT71 includes these protein-coding regions:
- a CDS encoding BatD family protein; this translates as MTQKRSGKQAPGWVFWLLIALAMPAQSALEASLDRYNIAMGDSVRLSLRSDDGSDPSDADLTALREHFEIIQSSSNISTRIINGERSQTRELTLELTPLREGSLVIPPFEVDGKRSEALSVTVGPEPTLQATDEAVIFEAEVDRSKVYVQGQLLLTLRVQQAVNLDSRSISELDIPNAYVETLGQNSFQRTINGRPWLVHEIRYAIFPESSGELVIPAQTFSGRIASGRRTLFDTRPAGRLLRRRSEELVIPVLPRPDEYPAATWLPSSDLRIEEQWSGPLDQLRIGDSITRTITVTGEGLQGAQLPPIDGNSASGLRAYPDQPLINNVNSDKGVTGIRSDSLALVAVEDGVYELPALEIPWWDTESDSLKIARLPAQRLTVLPSPGAALNTGDTPAALPGNASPAVAAPAAGQLQGSPWPWIAGFCAAGWLVTTILWWRRGQRPGSRPSETSTVEPDPPRLLDACKRNDPRLAREALRLWLREQGHRGSMEIWLREQDSASLREAVQELERHLYRHSLSDGDNAAKGAAAPSSEPWDGSALAAAIRSLPKKAKTRRKDSPLPQLYLSQ